In Cytophagia bacterium CHB2, the following proteins share a genomic window:
- a CDS encoding TRAP transporter small permease — protein MQRIRSGVDQALKWLVIVLMGVMVLNVLWQVLTRFVLRDPSSYTEELARYLLVWVGLIGAAYAASQKMHLAIDILTARLHGKPRHYVEMFIYLCTFLFALLIMVIGGLRLVNLTLTLNQISAALQIKLGYVYLALPLSGLLIMFYAAYFFAEQLRLLVDDKAMHDSSR, from the coding sequence ATGCAACGAATTCGATCGGGCGTCGATCAAGCCCTGAAATGGCTGGTGATTGTACTCATGGGCGTGATGGTACTCAACGTCCTGTGGCAGGTGCTCACGCGCTTTGTGCTGCGCGACCCCAGCTCGTACACCGAAGAGTTGGCGCGTTATCTTCTGGTCTGGGTCGGCTTGATAGGCGCCGCTTATGCCGCCAGCCAAAAGATGCATCTTGCCATCGATATTTTGACCGCGCGCTTGCACGGGAAACCACGGCACTATGTCGAAATGTTCATTTATCTGTGCACGTTTCTTTTTGCGCTCTTGATTATGGTGATTGGCGGCCTGCGCCTGGTCAATCTCACGCTCACCTTGAATCAAATCTCGGCGGCGCTGCAAATCAAGCTCGGATATGTTTACTTGGCGCTGCCGTTGAGCGGCCTTCTCATCATGTTCTATGCCGCATATTTTTTTGCCGAACAGCTTCGGCTGCTTGTTGATGACAAAGCGATGCACGATTC